Within Sorangiineae bacterium MSr11367, the genomic segment CTCGGGCGGGAGCCGGGTCACCGCGCCTTGTTTCCGCACCAAGGTCCAGATCTCGGTGTACGGCTCGACGGAAGCTCCGCGAAGCGCCGCAGCGATTTGCTCGGGCGTGGACTGCGCGGGCACCATGCGATCGCGTGCCTGTGCGGTGAAGCGCACGTGCACCACGTCGATCGGCGGGCGGGAATCGACCGCTTCCACCGTCGTGTAGAGGATCGACGCATCGCTCATCACGTTGCGCATCCCTTCGGTGCGCATCAACTCGAGCTGCACTTGGAAGCGGCTGAACACGCCGTCGGACACGAAGGGGCGGGCCGGCTTCATGTCCCCCGCGCACCACGCCTCGCGCAGGGTGACGCTCATGTGCTGCACGCGCTGGATGATGCTCTCCACCGTCAGCTGTGGATCGCGCGCCAGCAGCGTCTCGATGGACGCGTTGCGCGGCCTGGAGGTGGCCTCGTGCTGGGCATCGAGGATGGCCGCACGCTTGTTTCGTGTGGAGCGCGCCACCAGCCACCAGATCAGGACGATCCCTCCCACGATGAACAGCAGCACGATGAACCCGACGAAAAAGCCACCGTCCGACGAGCCGCTGCTCGAACTGTAGCCCCCTCCGCTCGAATACGACGTGCCGCCGCTGTACGTGCTCCCGCTCGATCGGCTCGAGCTGCCGCTGCTCCCACTCGACCGACTCCCGCTGGACGTGCTGCCGCTGGAGCGGCTTCCACTGCTGCCGCTCGAACGGCTTCCACCGCTGCTGCCGCTGGAACGACTTCCGCCGGAGTAGCTACCTCCCCCGCCCGGCCGGGCCGAAGCCAACACCGGCGAGAAGACGTAGATGAGGCAAACGGCCAACGCGAAGAGGCGCAGCGCGCGCAAGACCGAACGGAAAATGGAAAGCACGCGAGAAGAGTAACACCCCTCCCACGTACACAAACGCTATCGGATCATCGTGTCGGACGACGACATCGCGCGTCCGCCCACACCGAAACGAGGCGCGTTTTCCGAGGCCCCCAACGGGCGCGCGGCATCATCGTCGCCCAAGCCGTAGGCCACGCCTCCGCCGAAGCCCTCGATGATGTCCTGGAACCCCTCGGCGAAGCTACCGCCCCTCGGCATGTCGCCGCGGACGCGGGCCCGCTGCACGTGCGCCTGCACGCGTCCCATGGCGCGCAAGATCCCCTCCGCCGCGCCGTCCGTCGGCTCGACGGCATGCACGCCGCCGGTCGACCAGTGGACGAGGTTCTCCGCGAAGATCGGCGAAGGCGTTCCCGGCGGCACCTCGAGGGTCGGAGAGTGCGCGACCGACACGAACGCCTCGCCCTCGCGCCACCCAAGCCCCACGCGAACGACGCAGCCGAGCGGGAGATCGCGCAGGAAAAAGTCGCCGACCTGCGAATGGACCACGTGATCGCGCACCTGGGTGCGCGGGCCTTCCCACGTCGGCTCGATGATGAGCACGCGCAGCGCGATCTGGCCCTGCCCGTGGGTGCGGTGCAGGTACGCGAACGTCTCGTCGCGCACTTCCCAGTAGACGAACATCGTACGCGGGTCGACCGGAATGGCGACGCACTCGTCCACGTCGTACTTCGGCGGGAGCGGCTCGTCGTCGAGCATGCCGAACGGCTCGGCGGGCGGCTTCGGCCCCGTGCCCTCGCTCTTGTCCGAATCGGACGCCGCGGGGGGAACCCCATTTTGCGCGCCTGCCTCCACCTCTTCCTCGGGCGGGAGCACGGGCGGCGGCAGCTCGATCTTCTGCAGCTGATTCAGCAGCGCGCGGGCGGCTGCATGCTCGGGCTCCTCTTTCAGCACCCGCTGCAAGGTCTCCAGCGCCTTGCCCTTGTGGCCTTGTGCGGCGTAAATCTCGGCCAACGTCACGGTGGGCACCGTGGCCGGCGAGGTCCGCGTTCGGGCTGGCGGCGGCGAGCTCGTTCGAATGCGGTCGGCCGCGTCGGGCAGATGAAGACCACGCTCGACGACGCGGGCCAGCAGATCGCGCGCGCGGCCGAACCAGCCGCGCGACCTGGCCACCGACTGCGGGTCCACGGACGCGCTGCGCGAGCTTCGGAGGAGAATCTCGTCGACCAGCTCGGGGCGGGTGAGCACGTTGGCGCGAACCACACCGAGTTCCTCCGCTCGGGTAATGAGGCCGTCTCGGTCGAGTCGCTCGAGCTCTACGCGTTCCATACCCGCGGTTTTGCCTGTCGCGCGCCCGGGGCGCCAGTCAAAAATGCCGGCCCGCGAGAATGCGGCGCGTCTCGGCAACGTCTTCGGCGATCTTGGCCTTGAGCGCCTCCAGGTCGGCGAATCGCTCCTCGCCGCGCAGGCGGGCCACCACGTGGACGCGAAGGTGCGCACCGTACAAATCGCCGTCGAAATCCAGCAGGTACACTTCCACGGTGCGCTCCAGGCCCTCGCCCACCGTCGGACGCACACCGATGCTCATGGCGCCGAGCGCCAGAGCACGCACATCGTCGTCGAAGACCTGCTCGACGAGGGTGGCGTAGATACCGTCGGGCGGGAGCATTTCAGGCACATCGCCCAAGTTGACCGTGGGGAAGCCGATGGTCCGTCCGAGCTTGCGCCCCTGTTGGACGACGCCGGAGAGGGCGTGGGGCCGTCCCAGAATGCGTTCCGCCTCGTCCATCTGGCCCGCCGCAATGGCGGCGCGCGCCCGCGAGCTGGAAAACGGGCCGTGTTCGTCGCCGACCAGGGCGTGGGCCGTGGTGACGAAGCCCAGCGACTCGCCAAGGGTCACCATCTTGGAAAAGTCGCCCTCGGCGCCGGCCCCGAAGCGGAAATTCTGCCCGACGCTGACCTCGTGCGCGGAAAGCTTCTGCACGAGCAGCTCCTTCGCGAAGCGAAGGGGCTTCCACGTGGCGAACTCTCCATCGAAGGTGCGCACGAAAACCCGCTCGATGCCCAGGCTCTTGGCCAATTCCGCCCGGCGCGCCAAGGTGGCGAGGCGCGGGGGCTCCGGTCGGCCGAGCACCACGCTGGGGTGCGGATCGAAGGTGAGGACGTAGGGCGCAAGCCCATCGCCCGCAGCGCGCTGGACGGCGGCTCGTAACACCGCGGCATGACCACGATGGATGCCATCCAAGTTTCCGACGACGACCACGGAAGGCCGAACATCCGAGGGAGCGCCATTCTCGTCGGTCTGGTCGAGCCGCTCGTACGGTAAGCCTTTCGCCACGACGGCGGCTGTATAGCACGTGCCAGCCGGCCGTGTTCTCTGGTAGCGTGGCAAAGTCATGTTTGCCCGCAAGGTCGCGCCTTCCGTCGTATTTGCGCTCTTCGCCTTCCTGGTCCTCGTCCTCACCTCGGGGGACGCGAGCGCAGCCGGCAGCGCGCGCCTCAAGACCACGGAAGTGCAAGAGGTTTCCGGGGCCTGGCACATCTTCGTGACCGTCGAGCTGCCCAAGCCGCCGCTCACCGCCCACGTGCCCATGCGCTTCGTCTTCACGAAGACCGCCGTGTACGAGCGCTCCCTGACGGACGCCAGCAAGGACCCGGTGGTGAACCGGCAAACGCTGGCCGGCCAGCAGCCGACGGCCGAGTCGCTCGATGTCGACTTCGCGAACCCGCAGGGCAAAATCTTCAAGGGCACGAACTTCGACTTCGGCCTCACGCGCGCACGCGGCTACGAAGCGGGCGAGTACATGGTGCAGATCCGCACGGCGGACGGCGTCGACATCGGCGGCCCGATGCGCATCATCCTCAAGGGCGACAACCCCGTGGTCGACCGCCGCAGCATCACCTTCGAGGCGAAGAAGAAGGGCATCACCAAGGTCGATGGCGATGACGCGGGCACGCCGAAGAAGACCGACGAGGCCGCCCCCACGACGAACTACTCCGGCGAAGTCTCCCCCAGCGGCAGCGCCGCGCCCTTCGTGCCCAAGTCGGCGTACGACCCCACGGAGGAAGAAAAGATCAAAGAGAACCCCAAGGGGTGCGGCTGCTCGGTGCCGGGCCTCGCGCTGAACGGGGGCGGCGGCCTCATGTTTTTGAGCTCGCTCGCCGTGCTGGTCGGTGTGAGCCGCCGCCGTCGTCGGCGCTGAACGCCGTGACGCCGAGCGAAGCCATCGCGCAAGCGAAGCAGGGGAAGCTTCTTCCCCTGTACGTCATCGTCGGTGAGGAGCGCTTCCTCCGCGACGAGGTCGTGGCGGCCGTGCGTTCGGCGGCGCTGGGCAACGGCGTCGCCGCCTTCAACGAGGACAAGTACACGGCGGGCGAAGCCGACGCCGACGCGATCCTGTCCGCCGCCCGCACGGTGCCGATGATGGCGCCGAAGCGCTTCGTTCTGGTGCGCGGCATCGAGCGCTGGGACTCTTCAGGTGAGGGGCGGAGCGACGACGGCGATGCGAAAAAGCTCGCCCCGCTCGACCGATTCGCCGAATACGCGGCCGCGCCCATCGACTCCACCTGCGTGGTGCTCACCGGCGACAAGATCGACGGGCGCAAGCGCCTCTCCACCCTGGGCAAAAAGCAGGGCTTCATCGTCGCGTGCGACGTTCTCGGAGGCCGCGAGCTGCCCGGCTGGATCCGCGACCGCGCCGCGGCCCGGGGCAACCCCATCGATCCGGACGTGGCCGAGCTGCTCGCGGAAATCGCGGGCCCCGAGCTGGCACACGTGAACGACGCCATCGAGCGGCTGGCGCTCTACGCGGGCGAGGGAAAGCCCATCACCGAGGAAGCCGTCGGCGAATGCGTGGCCCGCGTGCGCACGGCCGACACATGGGACCTCGTGGCCAAGGTCGGCGCGCGCGACTTGAAGGGCGCACTCGCCGCCCTCGCGGATACCTACGATCCACGCGACCGCGGGCTACCGCTTCTTGGCGCGCTGGCGTGGTCAATCCGTCAATTGGCGAAGTTTCAGGCCGCCACCGAGTCCGGGGCCTCTACGGACGAGGCCGCCAAACGTGCCGGGGTCTTCCAGCCTTTCCGTGCCCGCGAGCTGGCCCAACGGGCGCGGGGCCTCCGCCCCAAGGAGACCGACCGCTGGTTGCTCGTTTTGGCCGAAACCGACTTGGCGCTCAAGGGCTCGCGCCGGCCCCCACAGGCCATTCTAGAGGACATGTTGACGCGCCTCATCGCGTCATCCGGACGCGCCCCGCGCGCATAAACGAGCGAAAAGGCGGCTAGAGCTGATTTGACGGACGCCTGCGCCAGCCCTAAGTTTGGCACCGGCGACAGACCGCAACCGCGGCCTTGCGACCGATCAAACGATGAAACAGGAGAAAGCTGAGATGCACGTCCCCGCTCGGGTGATCCGGCCTCAACTTCATTGGGTAGCTTCGAGTCCTCTTCCAACCAGGCACGGCGAGTTTACGGCGCACGTATTTTTGGATCAGGCTGGCGAAGGGACTGGGAAAGAGCACCTGGCCTTGGTCTTCGGGGATGTCGACGGGGCGAAGGCGATCCCCGTACGCGTGCACTCTGAATGCATGACCAGTGAGGTTTTCGGCTCGCTCAAGTGCGACTGCAAAGAGCAGCTGGACTACGCGATGGCCGAAGTGGCGCGTGCCGGCCGCGGCGCCGTGGTCTACCTCCGGCAAGAAGGACGCGGCATCGGGCTGACCAACAAGATTCGCGCGTACGACCTGCAGGCCCGCGGCCACGACACCGTCGATGCGAACCGGCTTCTCGGCCTCCCGGACGATGCGCGCAAGTACGACATCGCGGCGGACATTCTCGAGTTCCTCGGCGTGCGCAGCATCCACCTTTTGACCAACAACCCGGAAAAGGTCGAGGCCCTGCGCTCCCTTGGGGTCGAGGTGGTGGGCCGTCAGCCCGTCATCATCGCGCCCAACCCGTACAGCGCCGGCTACTTGGATACGAAGCGCCGCCGCATGGCCCACAAGCTCCCCAGGCTTTCGACCCCGTCCTTGTCGCTGGTCGACACGCTGGCGGTGGACGAGAGCCGCCCGAGCGCGGGCGACGCCGAGTAAGGAATCGTTAAGACGCGCCCGGCCGGCTAGGCAGGCAAACAGCTTTTGATAGCGTGATGGGGCATGCGGATCGCCCTCACGCACAATCTGAAGTTGAGTGCATCGGAAGAGGAAGCGGAGTTCGACAGCCCAGAAACCATCGCCGCGATCAGCGGCGCGCTCACCAAGGCGGGGCATGTCGTCGAACGCATGGAGGTCTCCGGCCCCGCCTCGCGCCTGGTCGCGCGATTGGAGGCGTACGCGCCGGACATCATCTTCAACAGCGCCGAGGGACGCCGCGGCAAAATGCGGCGCGGCTTCTACCCCGCGCTGTTCGAGGAGTTGGGCATCGCCATCACGGGCAGCGACGCCTACGCGCAGTGCATCACCCTCGACAAAACGCTGACCAAACGCATCCTCGCCGGCTACGGCGTCTCGAGCGCGCGCGGACGCATGATCACGCGGGCGTCGCTCAAGGACGGTGGGCTCGACGAGCTTTCCTATCCGGTCATCGCCAAGCCGAACTTCGAAGGGTCGTCCAAAGGCGTGACGCAGGCCAACGTCGCCGAGGACCCCATCGAGCTCGGCGATGCGCTCGATCGCCTGCTCGCGCGCTACCCGGATGGCGTCCTCGTGGAGCGCTACATCGCCGGCACCGATCTGCGGGTCGCGCGCGTCGATGGGCTGCCGCCGCTGCCGCCGGTCGAGGTCGTGGTGGACCCGACGTACCACCGGCGCTTCGATCTGTTCGACTACGCGCTGAAGCACCAAGACGCCTCGTGCGTCTCGTGGCGTGTGCCGGCGCACCTGCCGCGCGCGGTGCTCGATCGGGTGAGCGACCTCGCCGAGCGCGCGTTTTCCGCGCTGGGCATGCGCGACGTGGGCTCGCTCGATTTCCGCGTGGGGCTCGATGGGCAGGTCTATTTCCTCAGCGCCACGTGCCTGCCGAACTTCGGGCCGGCGGGGTCCCTCTTCGCAGCGACGAAGGCGGTGGGGCTCGACTACGACGCGAGCATCCTCGCCGTGCTTCGCGCCGCCACGGCCCGCGCGGGGCTGCTGTCGCTCTACGACGCGACCAAGCCGCGCAAGAACGGGAACGGCGGCAAGCGCCCCATTTTGCGGGTGGGGCTCGCCTTCAACATGAAGCGCATCGACTCGGCGGCCGACGATCGCGAGGCGGAGTTCGACAGCCCGAAGACCATCGACGCGATCACGCGGGCCATCGAGAGCTACGGGCACACCGTCGTGCCGCTCGAGGCTACGGTGGACTTTCCGCGCGTGCTCATGGCCTCGCGCGTCGACCTGGTGTTCAACATCGCCGAGGGCATCAGCGGCCGCAACCGCGAGGCGCAAGTGCCCAACTTGTGCGAGCTGCTCAACGTGCCGTACACCGGCAGCGACGCGGCGACGTTGAGCATCTGCCTCGACAAGGCCCTGGCCAAGCGCATGCTCACCGCGGGGCGCGAGCGGGTGCTCACGCCCGAGTTTCAAGTGCTGTACACGGGGCGCGAGAAGCTGCGGAACTTCCGCTACCCGGTCATCGTAAAGCCCAATGCCGAGGGCACGAGCAAGGGCATCAACGGCAAAAGCGTGGTGGACCACGAAGCGGGCGTGCGCGAGGTGGCGCGCGAGATCATCGAGCGCTACGGGCAGCCGGCCATCGTGGAGGAGTACATCCGCGGGCGCGAGTTCACCGTGGGCCTCTTGGGCGAGCGGCGCCCGCGCGTGCTGCCGCCCATGGAGGTCGTCTTTTTGCAGCCGTCGGAGCGGGCCGTCTACGGCTACACGATGAAGCAGGACTGGGAGAACCACGTCCGCTACGAGTGCCCACCGGTCACCCTGACCAAAGAGGAACTGCGCGCCATGGAGAAGGTGTGCCGCACGACCTTCACCGCGCTCGGGTGCCGCGACGTCGCGCGCATCGACCTGCGCATGACCAACGAGGGACGGATTTACGTCATCGAGGTGAATCCCCTGCCCGGACTCACCCCGAACTACAGCGATCTATGCCTCATCGCCAACGGCGCGCACCTGGAATACCGGCTGCTCATCGGGGAAATTCTCAGCTACGGGATCAAGCGGTGGCGTGAACGGCAATTCGCCGCGGCGGATGCCCAGGAGCCCGTGCGCGCGACGCCTTCCGATACCAGCACCGACACGGCGTCGACATGGGTGGCTCAGGGCGCGTAGTCTTCGCAAACGTATGCGCTCCCGGACGGCTCTTATCTCGCTCATCGCGCTTGCTGCGGTTCTTGGCTCGACGCGACCGGCCTCGGCCGGAGATCTTCCCTCGGTCGACACGCGCACGTGGCGCCCTTCCACGGACCACGCCGCCAACTTGGTGCTGGAGCCGGTGCTCACGCCAGGGGCCTGGAACTGGAACGCGGGCGCGTGGCTCCACTATTCGCTGCGCCCGGTGAATACCGTCATTCCCCAAACAGGCGACCGAGTGGACGTCATCGACCACGCGGTGGGCGCCGATTTGACGCTGGGCATCGGGCTCGGGCGCATCGTGGCCCTCGGCGCGAGCGTGCCGGCCGTGCTGTACCAAGATGGGAGCGCGCCCCAAACGGTGCTGGGCGATGTGGGGCTGCACAGCAAAGTGACCGTCCTGTCCAACGAGCAAGGCGGCTTTGGCCTGGCCCTGCTCAACAACGTGTTCCTGCCCACGGGCGCGCGCACCGGCTTCCAGGGCGACGGAAGCACACGCATCGGGGCGCGCATTCTTGCAGAGTACACGCTTCTCGTGTTGGGTCTGCAGGCGAGCGTCGGCTACACCTTGCGAACCGAGCGGCGACAATTCCTGGCCGACGTGCGTTACGGCGACGAGATCCCGTGGAGCTTCGGTATCCTGATGCGCCCGGGCATCCTGGGCGTCGACGGCGACAACCGGCAGCTCTGGGAAATGGCGATCCATGGCTCGCTGCCCGCGGGACCCGTGGGTCCGTTTGGAACGGGGGATCCCGGTAGCGCGAGGCTGAGCCCCATGATGCTCGCGCTCTCGGACCGGATCGCCATCGGCAAGCAGCGGGATTTCTCGGTGATCGCGGGCGTCGACGTCGGTTTGACCGCAGCCGTCGGCGTGCCCACCTTGCGCGGCATCGCGGCCCTTTCGTGGGCGCCGCGCGAGCACGATCAGGACCACGACGGGGTGGCCGACGACGTCGATCAGTGCCCGGAGATCGCCGAAGATCGCGACGGCTTCGAGGACGGCGACGGCTGCCCGGAGATCGACGACGACGACGACGGCATCGTCGATTCCGAGGACAAATGCCCGCGCGTGGCGGGTGTGGCGCAGCCCGGCGACAAGAACGGGTGCCCGCTGCCCGAGGGCAAGCCAAAGAGCGAGTCCCCATGAGGCGCCGCCTCACGGCGGGGCTGCTCGCGCTCGCGTTGGGCGCGGTGGCCGGGCAGGCCGCGGGGCAGCGTGTGCAAACGCGGCCCGCGCCGGGGCGACCGCCACCTCCCGCCTCCGCCGAGCCGCGCGCGCTCGAGACGACGACCGATCTGCGCGCCCACTTCGGGCTCGATCTGGTGGAGCGCCTTCTGCGGTCGGAGGATCCCGAGAACCGGCTTCGCGGGATCGTCCGTGCCGCGAGCCTCGGCACCCCCGAGGCGGTGGCCCGGTTGATCGATATCGCCGAGCCTTCGAGCACGGTGCGCCTCGATGCGCGCGCGCTCATCGAGGTGGCACGCGCACTGGCGCCCTCGGCGGACAAGCCGGCCACGCGCGCCGCGCTGGTGAACCTGGTGAACACGCCGAATCCTTCGGCGAGCCGGGCCGCGCGCACGGACGATGCGTCGAGCGCGTTCGATGCCGACCAGGTGGCACGGCTCGAAATCGCGCGCGGGACCGCGGCGCTGGCGCTCGCGCAGTCGGGCGATGCGCACGCCGAGGAGGCCTTGTTCGGGATTTTGCGGGCCGGCGGCGTCGGGCAAAAGGCGGCGATGACCGCGCTGGCGGCGCGGCCTTCGCGCAATGCCTCGCTCGTGGGCCCCTCGCTGGTGACGCCCGCGACGATCCGGCTCGCGGTTCGCACGGGCGATTTGCGCGCCCTCGATGCACTGCGCCAGGCGGCGCGCTCGATGGATCCGGTGACGCGCGCTGCGGGGCTTTCGGCGCTGGGCGAGATGGGCGACGGGCGCGGCGCGGAGCTGGCGCGTGCGGCGTTGAGCGACGCCGATGCCCGCGTGCGGGCGGCGGCCGCGCGCGCGCTGGTGCTCCTCGATGCACCGGAGCGCTTTCGCGGGGTAAAAACGCTGCTCGACGACAGCACGACGCTCGCGCAGGGCATCGAGCTCGCGCGCACAGCGCAAGACGACGCCGTGGAGCGGGCCCTCATCGCACGGGCGAACGCGCCCATCGACCCGGATTTGCGCCGGGCGGCGGTGGCCGCGCTGGGCTACGCGCATTCGCCGCAGGCGCTCGCCGCGCTCGGGGGGTGGCTGCGCAACCCGCTTCTCTCGGGCGATGCAGCGCACGCGCTCGGGCGCTCGCCGATGCGCGGGGCGCAGGCCACCTTGGACAAGGCGCTCGGCGAACCGGCCACGCGGCGCCTCGCCGTGCGCGGGGCGCTCGTGCGCGCGCTGGTGCGGGGGGAAAAGAGCTCGCTGTTCACGCGCACCATCGACCAGATGGCGCAATCCCGCGACGGTGCCGATCGCGCCCTGGGCGTGTTCGCGCGCCTCGCCGTGGGCGATGGCTCGCTCGAAAAGGAGCTGGGCGATCCCGATGCGCGCGTGCGGCGAAGCGCGGTGCTGGCGTCGCTCGCAGGCTCGGAGCGAAACGCGGCGGCGAAGGTGCTCGCGCGCTTCGCCGTGGAGCGCGATCCGCTGACCCGCACGGCGCTCCTCGCGGGGCTCGTTTCGGGCGACGAAGCCGGCCAGGTGACGACCTTGGAGCTTCGCGCGCGGGCCGAGGGCAAGGAGGCCGATGCGCCGCTCGCCGCGCTGGCCCTCGCGCAGCGGGGCGACACGAAAGAGGACGCGAACGTCAACGCGCTGCTCAAGTCGTCCGATCCGCTGCTGCGGGCGCACGCGGCACGCGGGTTGGGGGGCTCTCGGGTGCCCGATGCGACGGGCCGGCTCGCAGCCGCGTACGGCTACGAGCCGGATGCCACGGTGCGCTACGCGCTGGTGCTTGCCCTGGCCTCCCGCATGGGGCAGGACCGCGATGCACCGGCACGGCGCGAGACGCTCAAGGTGGCCGCCCGGCTCGATCCGGACGATGCCGTACGCTGGCTGGCGGCGCGCGCCCTCGAGGGGGTGCCGCCGCCGCTGGAGGCCACCCCGGCCGACGTGACCTGGCTGCGGGCGACGACCGCCGATGGGGCCAAACCGCCGCCCGACTTGCTGGGAACCTTGGTGCGCGCGGACGGGATCGCCATCCCGATCGTGTTCGACGAAGACGGCTACGCGCTCATCCCGGGGGTTCCTCCCGGCGCCGGGCGTTTGATCCTTGCGCCACGCGTCCCGGCGTACGACCCTGGCAAGCCATGAGCCAGGCATCACCCGATCCGAACGACGAGCCGTCTTTCGAGCAGGCCGTTCGGCAGCTCACCGAAATCGTGCAGCGGCTGGAACGGGGCGACCTTCCCCTCGAGGAATCGGTCGCGCTGTTCGAGCAGGGCGTGCGCCTCTCGGCCATCTCGCAGCGCCGGCTCGACCGTGCGCAGAAGCGCGTGGAAGAGCTCCTCCACGTCGACGAATCCGGGCGCGCGCGCACGGCCCCGTTCGATACGAGCGGCGACACCTGAGCGAGGCGGGGGCGGCTGCGCCAGGGAAGTTTCGCCGGGTTTTTCATGTAGGAAGAGGTGGCGTGCTAGAACGCGTTCTTCTCCCGTGGAAAGCAACAAGCGCCAAGGACCGCCGTATTCCGTCGACATTCCCAAGGGAAAAGCCGATGAACCGTCGTGGCTGCGGGTCGCCGCCATCGCCATCGTCGGGTTCGTCGTAGGCGTCGCCTGGCCCAAGGTTGCGGGCGTTCGCATCGGCCCGGCCGCACCGCCGGAAGCCATCGCCGCCCACGCGAAGGAGCAGAAGGAACAGCAGGCCGCCGCCGAGGCATCCGCCGCCGCGGCCAATGCACCGACGCCGACGGGCAATGTCCCCAGCGTATCGGCCATCGCGCCCTCCTCCGCCGGCGCCCCCGCCGTGCAGCCGGCCAATGCGCCGGACGTCCTCGTGAAGGGCGGGATTCTCCTCGCCTGCCGCACCTCGGGCGGTGAGACCATCAAGGGTATGGCCTGCGGGCCCATCGCGTTCGACGCGATTGCGCAGCCGCGCATGAAGAAGCTTTCGCAGTGCGCCGCCGCGCAGGGCGCCGAGGGGAAGTTCGGGGTGATCTTCAACCTGGACTTCAACTCGAACCGGACCGGCTTCACCCTGGGCAAGTCGTCCACCGTCAAAGATCCCGACGGGATGCTCGGCTGCTTGCGGCAAAGCTTCGAGTCGGTTTCGCTCTCGGCCCTCGCGCACGAGCACCCGACGTATTCGCTTCTCTACAAT encodes:
- a CDS encoding bifunctional riboflavin kinase/FAD synthetase translates to MAKGLPYERLDQTDENGAPSDVRPSVVVVGNLDGIHRGHAAVLRAAVQRAAGDGLAPYVLTFDPHPSVVLGRPEPPRLATLARRAELAKSLGIERVFVRTFDGEFATWKPLRFAKELLVQKLSAHEVSVGQNFRFGAGAEGDFSKMVTLGESLGFVTTAHALVGDEHGPFSSSRARAAIAAGQMDEAERILGRPHALSGVVQQGRKLGRTIGFPTVNLGDVPEMLPPDGIYATLVEQVFDDDVRALALGAMSIGVRPTVGEGLERTVEVYLLDFDGDLYGAHLRVHVVARLRGEERFADLEALKAKIAEDVAETRRILAGRHF
- the holA gene encoding DNA polymerase III subunit delta; protein product: MTPSEAIAQAKQGKLLPLYVIVGEERFLRDEVVAAVRSAALGNGVAAFNEDKYTAGEADADAILSAARTVPMMAPKRFVLVRGIERWDSSGEGRSDDGDAKKLAPLDRFAEYAAAPIDSTCVVLTGDKIDGRKRLSTLGKKQGFIVACDVLGGRELPGWIRDRAAARGNPIDPDVAELLAEIAGPELAHVNDAIERLALYAGEGKPITEEAVGECVARVRTADTWDLVAKVGARDLKGALAALADTYDPRDRGLPLLGALAWSIRQLAKFQAATESGASTDEAAKRAGVFQPFRARELAQRARGLRPKETDRWLLVLAETDLALKGSRRPPQAILEDMLTRLIASSGRAPRA
- a CDS encoding ATP-grasp domain-containing protein, which translates into the protein MRIALTHNLKLSASEEEAEFDSPETIAAISGALTKAGHVVERMEVSGPASRLVARLEAYAPDIIFNSAEGRRGKMRRGFYPALFEELGIAITGSDAYAQCITLDKTLTKRILAGYGVSSARGRMITRASLKDGGLDELSYPVIAKPNFEGSSKGVTQANVAEDPIELGDALDRLLARYPDGVLVERYIAGTDLRVARVDGLPPLPPVEVVVDPTYHRRFDLFDYALKHQDASCVSWRVPAHLPRAVLDRVSDLAERAFSALGMRDVGSLDFRVGLDGQVYFLSATCLPNFGPAGSLFAATKAVGLDYDASILAVLRAATARAGLLSLYDATKPRKNGNGGKRPILRVGLAFNMKRIDSAADDREAEFDSPKTIDAITRAIESYGHTVVPLEATVDFPRVLMASRVDLVFNIAEGISGRNREAQVPNLCELLNVPYTGSDAATLSICLDKALAKRMLTAGRERVLTPEFQVLYTGREKLRNFRYPVIVKPNAEGTSKGINGKSVVDHEAGVREVAREIIERYGQPAIVEEYIRGREFTVGLLGERRPRVLPPMEVVFLQPSERAVYGYTMKQDWENHVRYECPPVTLTKEELRAMEKVCRTTFTALGCRDVARIDLRMTNEGRIYVIEVNPLPGLTPNYSDLCLIANGAHLEYRLLIGEILSYGIKRWRERQFAAADAQEPVRATPSDTSTDTASTWVAQGA
- a CDS encoding DUF4912 domain-containing protein — encoded protein: MERVELERLDRDGLITRAEELGVVRANVLTRPELVDEILLRSSRSASVDPQSVARSRGWFGRARDLLARVVERGLHLPDAADRIRTSSPPPARTRTSPATVPTVTLAEIYAAQGHKGKALETLQRVLKEEPEHAAARALLNQLQKIELPPPVLPPEEEVEAGAQNGVPPAASDSDKSEGTGPKPPAEPFGMLDDEPLPPKYDVDECVAIPVDPRTMFVYWEVRDETFAYLHRTHGQGQIALRVLIIEPTWEGPRTQVRDHVVHSQVGDFFLRDLPLGCVVRVGLGWREGEAFVSVAHSPTLEVPPGTPSPIFAENLVHWSTGGVHAVEPTDGAAEGILRAMGRVQAHVQRARVRGDMPRGGSFAEGFQDIIEGFGGGVAYGLGDDDAARPLGASENAPRFGVGGRAMSSSDTMIR
- the ribA gene encoding GTP cyclohydrolase II gives rise to the protein MHVPARVIRPQLHWVASSPLPTRHGEFTAHVFLDQAGEGTGKEHLALVFGDVDGAKAIPVRVHSECMTSEVFGSLKCDCKEQLDYAMAEVARAGRGAVVYLRQEGRGIGLTNKIRAYDLQARGHDTVDANRLLGLPDDARKYDIAADILEFLGVRSIHLLTNNPEKVEALRSLGVEVVGRQPVIIAPNPYSAGYLDTKRRRMAHKLPRLSTPSLSLVDTLAVDESRPSAGDAE
- a CDS encoding thrombospondin type 3 repeat-containing protein, translated to MRSRTALISLIALAAVLGSTRPASAGDLPSVDTRTWRPSTDHAANLVLEPVLTPGAWNWNAGAWLHYSLRPVNTVIPQTGDRVDVIDHAVGADLTLGIGLGRIVALGASVPAVLYQDGSAPQTVLGDVGLHSKVTVLSNEQGGFGLALLNNVFLPTGARTGFQGDGSTRIGARILAEYTLLVLGLQASVGYTLRTERRQFLADVRYGDEIPWSFGILMRPGILGVDGDNRQLWEMAIHGSLPAGPVGPFGTGDPGSARLSPMMLALSDRIAIGKQRDFSVIAGVDVGLTAAVGVPTLRGIAALSWAPREHDQDHDGVADDVDQCPEIAEDRDGFEDGDGCPEIDDDDDGIVDSEDKCPRVAGVAQPGDKNGCPLPEGKPKSESP
- a CDS encoding HEAT repeat domain-containing protein → MRRRLTAGLLALALGAVAGQAAGQRVQTRPAPGRPPPPASAEPRALETTTDLRAHFGLDLVERLLRSEDPENRLRGIVRAASLGTPEAVARLIDIAEPSSTVRLDARALIEVARALAPSADKPATRAALVNLVNTPNPSASRAARTDDASSAFDADQVARLEIARGTAALALAQSGDAHAEEALFGILRAGGVGQKAAMTALAARPSRNASLVGPSLVTPATIRLAVRTGDLRALDALRQAARSMDPVTRAAGLSALGEMGDGRGAELARAALSDADARVRAAAARALVLLDAPERFRGVKTLLDDSTTLAQGIELARTAQDDAVERALIARANAPIDPDLRRAAVAALGYAHSPQALAALGGWLRNPLLSGDAAHALGRSPMRGAQATLDKALGEPATRRLAVRGALVRALVRGEKSSLFTRTIDQMAQSRDGADRALGVFARLAVGDGSLEKELGDPDARVRRSAVLASLAGSERNAAAKVLARFAVERDPLTRTALLAGLVSGDEAGQVTTLELRARAEGKEADAPLAALALAQRGDTKEDANVNALLKSSDPLLRAHAARGLGGSRVPDATGRLAAAYGYEPDATVRYALVLALASRMGQDRDAPARRETLKVAARLDPDDAVRWLAARALEGVPPPLEATPADVTWLRATTADGAKPPPDLLGTLVRADGIAIPIVFDEDGYALIPGVPPGAGRLILAPRVPAYDPGKP